One genomic window of Desulfonatronum thioautotrophicum includes the following:
- the treZ gene encoding malto-oligosyltrehalose trehalohydrolase translates to MPEIFGPTIEDGGVRFRLWAPKASQVDVAVFEQERRILTPMHPLENGWFEALVPEAHAGTLYQFRVVGNSWGELMVPDPASHFQPDDVFGPSQVLDITAFQWDNADWNGRPWSETVLYELHVGTFTPDGTYDGVRTRLNYLQQLGVTAIELMPLADFPGRRNWGYDGVLPFAPDSVYGTPRELKWLIDEAHGLGMMVFLDVVYNHFGPEGNFLHHYAPDFFSETHQTPWGAAIDFSVPQVREFFIANAIHWLGAYRFDGLRLDAVHAIRDDSKPHILEELAERVRLALPEDRHVHLVLENDANQSRFLVRDQSARPQYYVAQWNDDIHHACHVLTTGERQGYYQDYADTPLERLGQCLAEGFSYQGEPSTHRGRQSRGEPSAHLPPEAFVAFLQNHDQVGNRAFGERLSVLASPEKRRALAAVILLAPQIPLLFMGEEWGTRHPFPFFCDFQGDLAEAVREGRRREFATFPEFADPAQRERIPDPNAPETAKSAVLKWDEPIKPKYSEWLKLHRQLLSLRRERIQPLLSRIQPGKASWNIIHTDILIVNWPLKDGRILMLAVNAGPETRHFHPESLGTVSRQTEIFAAPNALLERGEKLILGPWAVYWSVSSVFERGH, encoded by the coding sequence ATGCCTGAAATATTCGGACCGACGATTGAAGATGGCGGAGTGCGCTTCAGACTTTGGGCTCCAAAGGCTTCCCAGGTGGATGTGGCTGTTTTTGAGCAGGAACGGCGCATTCTCACGCCGATGCATCCACTTGAAAACGGATGGTTCGAAGCCCTGGTCCCGGAAGCTCACGCCGGAACCCTGTATCAATTTCGGGTTGTCGGTAATTCATGGGGAGAGTTGATGGTCCCGGATCCGGCATCGCATTTTCAGCCGGATGACGTTTTTGGGCCCAGCCAGGTTCTGGATATCACGGCGTTTCAATGGGATAATGCGGACTGGAACGGACGGCCTTGGTCGGAAACCGTACTCTACGAACTGCATGTGGGCACGTTCACGCCCGATGGGACCTATGACGGCGTCAGGACCCGGCTGAACTACCTGCAGCAACTGGGCGTCACGGCCATTGAACTGATGCCCCTGGCGGATTTTCCCGGTCGGCGCAATTGGGGTTACGACGGCGTGCTCCCCTTTGCGCCGGATTCGGTCTACGGCACACCACGGGAATTGAAGTGGCTCATTGACGAGGCCCATGGTCTGGGCATGATGGTCTTTCTGGACGTGGTCTACAACCATTTCGGCCCCGAGGGCAACTTCTTGCATCACTACGCCCCGGACTTTTTCAGCGAGACCCACCAGACTCCCTGGGGCGCGGCCATTGATTTTTCCGTCCCGCAGGTCCGCGAATTCTTCATCGCCAACGCGATCCATTGGTTGGGGGCCTATCGCTTCGATGGTCTGCGCCTGGACGCGGTGCATGCCATCCGGGACGACTCCAAGCCGCATATTCTGGAAGAATTGGCCGAGCGGGTCCGACTGGCCCTGCCTGAAGACCGCCATGTGCATCTGGTTCTGGAAAATGACGCCAACCAGTCCCGGTTCCTGGTACGGGACCAGTCCGCCAGGCCGCAATACTACGTGGCCCAGTGGAACGACGACATCCATCATGCCTGTCATGTCCTGACTACCGGGGAACGCCAGGGCTATTACCAGGATTACGCCGACACGCCTCTGGAGCGACTGGGGCAATGTCTGGCCGAGGGCTTCTCCTACCAGGGTGAACCATCCACCCACCGCGGGCGGCAATCCAGGGGGGAGCCCAGTGCGCATCTGCCGCCGGAGGCCTTTGTCGCCTTTCTCCAGAACCACGATCAGGTCGGCAACCGGGCATTCGGGGAGCGCCTGAGCGTGCTGGCATCGCCGGAAAAACGCAGGGCGCTGGCGGCCGTGATTCTCCTCGCGCCACAGATCCCTTTGCTCTTCATGGGCGAGGAGTGGGGGACACGGCATCCGTTTCCATTTTTCTGCGATTTTCAGGGAGACTTGGCTGAAGCCGTGCGTGAGGGGCGACGGCGCGAGTTTGCCACATTCCCGGAATTTGCCGATCCGGCTCAGCGTGAACGAATTCCGGACCCCAATGCCCCGGAAACAGCCAAAAGCGCGGTCCTGAAATGGGATGAACCCATCAAGCCGAAGTATTCGGAATGGCTGAAACTGCACCGCCAGCTGTTGTCCCTGCGCCGGGAGCGCATCCAGCCCTTGCTGTCTCGGATTCAGCCGGGCAAAGCCTCTTGGAACATCATACACACGGACATTTTGATCGTGAACTGGCCACTCAAGGACGGACGCATACTCATGCTGGCCGTGAACGCTGGCCCGGAAACACGGCACTTCCATCCGGAGTCGCTTGGCACAGTTTCACGGCAAACGGAAATTTTCGCTGCACCGAATGCATTGCTGGAGCGGGGGGAAAAACTTATCCTGGGACCATGGGCTGTCTACTGGTCCGTATCTTCGGTCTTTGAACGTGGGCATTGA
- a CDS encoding hexameric tyrosine-coordinated heme protein, translating into MRSFRSLILVFVFLSLICFGAMLFPSKPSAEESQTLSLITATPEEGFQVAIELARKGVTETQPDKEILFMLREVYSRDPDALIAASHVVAVHFQTVAAANNYWRKQDRED; encoded by the coding sequence ATGCGTTCATTCAGATCACTCATTTTGGTATTTGTGTTCCTGAGCCTGATTTGTTTCGGAGCCATGCTGTTTCCTTCGAAACCATCTGCGGAAGAGAGTCAGACACTCTCGTTGATCACGGCCACGCCTGAGGAGGGCTTTCAGGTAGCCATCGAGCTTGCCCGGAAAGGGGTGACGGAAACCCAGCCCGACAAGGAGATTCTGTTCATGCTTCGCGAGGTGTACTCCCGAGACCCCGACGCCCTGATCGCCGCGTCGCATGTCGTTGCCGTTCATTTTCAGACCGTTGCGGCGGCGAACAACTACTGGCGAAAACAGGACAGAGAAGATTGA
- a CDS encoding LuxR C-terminal-related transcriptional regulator — MKVVIALAPQMLREFLSSCLKEAESFALTVVAELEDGMEAISAVHEHAPDLLILGLALPRLSGISVINAVHPRHPDMKILVLTDYVDDLYVLEAFQAGANGYCIKDSSMDEMLLAIESVLAGDKFLSPGITAGVLGGYMEAHEKTREPTEWDFITQREREVLKLVAEGYKNKEIAEMLHVSCKTVEKHRSNIMSKLGVHNVAALTTYAIDRGLVKVKS; from the coding sequence ATGAAGGTTGTCATTGCCCTTGCGCCGCAAATGCTGCGGGAATTTCTGAGCTCATGCCTCAAGGAGGCGGAATCTTTTGCCCTCACGGTCGTCGCAGAGCTTGAGGACGGCATGGAGGCCATATCCGCCGTGCATGAACACGCCCCGGATCTTTTGATCCTGGGCCTTGCGCTGCCACGATTGAGCGGAATAAGCGTGATCAATGCCGTGCACCCCAGGCACCCGGACATGAAGATCCTGGTATTGACCGACTACGTGGACGATCTCTACGTGCTGGAGGCGTTCCAGGCCGGAGCCAACGGATACTGCATCAAGGATTCCAGTATGGACGAGATGCTGCTGGCCATTGAGAGCGTTCTGGCTGGAGACAAATTCCTCAGTCCGGGCATCACAGCCGGTGTTCTCGGCGGATACATGGAGGCTCATGAAAAAACGCGCGAACCCACCGAATGGGACTTCATCACCCAGCGGGAGCGGGAGGTGCTCAAGTTGGTGGCCGAGGGGTACAAGAACAAGGAAATAGCGGAAATGCTCCATGTCAGCTGCAAGACGGTGGAGAAACACCGTTCCAATATCATGAGCAAGCTTGGTGTGCATAATGTCGCGGCCTTGACCACGTACGCAATTGACCGTGGCCTGGTGAAGGTGAAATCCTAG
- a CDS encoding exopolysaccharide biosynthesis protein, with product MDQEPVNLEQLLDRIDTAACSLERVSVETILEAVGSRSFGPLLLLAGLILVSPLSGIPGTATSMAVIVLLCAVQLVLGRSHFWLPSWLLQRSVPHNKLKRALVFVRPHARAIDGWLRPRLTFLVHRTGTYFIALACIVIALGLPAMELVPFSASSAGGALTVFGLALVFRDGLLALLAFAIAVATSGLVVSRFL from the coding sequence ATGGACCAGGAACCCGTGAATCTCGAGCAGCTTCTCGATCGAATCGATACAGCCGCGTGCAGCCTGGAGCGGGTCTCCGTGGAGACGATTCTGGAGGCGGTCGGGAGCCGATCGTTCGGCCCTCTGTTGCTTTTGGCGGGCCTGATCCTTGTCTCTCCACTGAGTGGCATTCCGGGAACGGCCACGTCCATGGCGGTGATCGTGCTGTTGTGCGCTGTTCAGCTGGTGCTGGGCAGAAGCCATTTCTGGCTGCCATCCTGGCTACTCCAGCGCTCCGTGCCGCACAACAAACTCAAACGGGCTCTGGTTTTTGTTCGGCCCCATGCCCGAGCCATCGATGGCTGGCTGCGGCCGAGGTTGACGTTTCTCGTGCACCGAACCGGAACATACTTCATCGCCCTGGCCTGCATCGTGATCGCACTGGGCTTGCCGGCAATGGAGCTGGTCCCATTTTCCGCCTCAAGCGCGGGGGGGGCGCTGACAGTATTCGGCCTCGCGCTGGTCTTTCGCGATGGATTGCTGGCATTGCTTGCTTTTGCAATCGCAGTTGCCACGTCTGGATTGGTTGTTTCTCGTTTTCTCTGA
- a CDS encoding glycoside hydrolase family 65 protein: protein MSVWTLRYDQFDPEQEKLREALCTLGNGYFATRGAASESRAGEVHYPGTYLAGGYNRLQTEIQGRTIENEDLVNLPNWLCLGFRHPGGEWFDLRNVQIHSFRQELNLKHGILSRKVSFADNDGRRSTLRERRIVHMTQPHLAAMHVVFTPENWSGDLEFRTALDGRVINDGVPRYRDLNSHHLEPEEEILTDQETICLKVRTSQSNLRIAQAARTRVCLDGDELDTQRSTVQEPGYIAQQFTVRARKGVEIHLEKVVALFTSRDHAIAECRLEAEKLAQRAGSFEELLTSHSLSWKHLWRRFDITYEEKTPPSEDRTAMILHLHTFHLLQTTSLHTMDLDVGVPSRGWHGEAYRGHIFWDELFIFPFLNLRVPEITRSLLMYRYRRINEARAAAREEGFRGAMYPWQSGSNGREETQKIHLNPESGRWHPDKSHHQRHVNAAIVYNIREYFQATEDMEFLSFYGAEMVLEIARFWSSIATYNQTLDRYEIRDVMGPDEYHDAYPDSDVPGLNNNAYTNVMAAWVLNEALTVLELLPEDRRKELREQLRLGAEELDLWQDISRKLRVVFHDDGIISQFEGYGELEEFDWEGYREKYGDIQRLDRILKSEDDTPNRYKISKQADVLMLFYLFSAEELGEIFEQLGYPFEYETIPKNIDYYIKRTSHGSTLSRVAHSWVLIRKDRARSWHLFTQALESDISDVQGGTTPEGIHLGAMAGTVNMIQVGYTGLETRGDVLWLNPCLPDNLGRLQMQIHYRGHNLSIEIVPGKMTITACRARKKSIQIGYKETLHELDEGQSVEIALQNTIS from the coding sequence ATGAGCGTCTGGACGCTGCGATACGATCAGTTTGACCCTGAACAGGAAAAGCTCCGGGAAGCCCTGTGCACCCTGGGCAATGGGTATTTTGCCACCCGTGGTGCGGCCTCGGAATCCCGGGCTGGTGAGGTCCACTATCCAGGCACCTATCTGGCCGGCGGGTACAACCGCCTGCAAACAGAAATACAGGGCAGGACCATCGAGAACGAGGATCTGGTCAATCTGCCCAATTGGCTTTGCCTGGGATTTCGTCATCCGGGGGGGGAATGGTTTGATTTGCGCAATGTGCAGATCCATTCCTTTCGGCAGGAGCTGAACCTGAAGCACGGCATTCTCAGTCGCAAGGTGTCCTTTGCGGACAACGACGGCAGGCGTTCAACGCTCAGGGAACGGCGCATCGTGCATATGACCCAGCCGCACCTTGCCGCCATGCACGTTGTCTTCACCCCGGAAAACTGGTCCGGAGACCTGGAGTTCCGGACAGCCCTGGACGGCAGAGTCATCAATGACGGCGTCCCCCGCTACCGGGACCTGAACAGCCACCACCTCGAGCCGGAAGAAGAAATCCTCACTGACCAGGAAACCATCTGTCTCAAGGTCCGGACCAGTCAATCCAACCTGCGCATTGCCCAGGCCGCGCGAACCCGGGTCTGCCTGGATGGCGATGAACTGGATACGCAACGGAGCACGGTCCAGGAACCGGGGTACATTGCCCAGCAATTCACGGTGCGGGCCCGCAAGGGCGTGGAAATTCACCTGGAGAAGGTCGTCGCGCTGTTTACCTCCAGGGATCACGCCATTGCGGAATGTCGTCTGGAAGCGGAAAAGCTGGCGCAGCGCGCCGGGTCGTTCGAGGAACTGCTGACGTCGCATAGTCTGAGCTGGAAGCACCTCTGGCGCCGGTTCGACATCACCTATGAGGAAAAGACGCCTCCCAGCGAGGATCGGACCGCGATGATCCTCCACCTGCACACCTTTCACCTGTTGCAGACCACATCACTGCACACCATGGACCTGGACGTGGGCGTGCCGTCCAGGGGCTGGCACGGAGAAGCCTACCGGGGGCATATCTTCTGGGATGAGTTGTTCATTTTCCCCTTTCTCAACCTGCGTGTTCCGGAAATTACCCGCTCACTGCTGATGTACCGCTATCGCCGCATCAACGAGGCCCGCGCCGCCGCCCGTGAAGAGGGATTTCGGGGGGCGATGTATCCGTGGCAGAGCGGCAGCAATGGCCGGGAGGAAACCCAGAAAATCCACCTCAACCCGGAATCAGGGCGCTGGCACCCGGACAAGTCCCACCACCAGCGCCACGTGAACGCGGCGATTGTCTATAACATCCGGGAATACTTCCAGGCCACCGAGGATATGGAGTTCCTCTCCTTCTACGGTGCAGAAATGGTCCTGGAGATCGCCCGCTTTTGGTCAAGCATCGCCACCTATAACCAAACCCTGGACCGCTACGAAATCCGGGACGTCATGGGACCGGACGAATACCATGACGCCTATCCGGATTCCGATGTGCCGGGATTGAACAACAACGCCTACACCAATGTCATGGCCGCCTGGGTACTCAACGAGGCATTGACCGTCCTGGAACTGCTCCCGGAAGATCGCAGGAAGGAACTGCGGGAGCAGTTGCGGCTGGGTGCGGAGGAACTGGACTTGTGGCAGGACATCAGCCGCAAGTTGCGCGTGGTTTTTCACGACGACGGGATCATCAGTCAGTTCGAAGGGTATGGCGAACTGGAAGAGTTTGATTGGGAGGGGTACAGGGAAAAATATGGTGATATCCAGCGCCTGGACAGGATTCTGAAAAGTGAGGACGACACGCCCAACCGCTACAAGATCTCGAAACAGGCCGACGTGCTGATGCTTTTCTATCTGTTTTCCGCCGAGGAACTGGGTGAAATTTTTGAACAGCTTGGCTACCCTTTCGAGTATGAAACCATCCCCAAAAACATCGACTACTACATCAAACGAACATCCCACGGCTCCACCCTGAGCCGGGTAGCCCATTCCTGGGTTCTGATCAGAAAAGATAGGGCCCGCTCATGGCATCTATTCACCCAGGCCCTGGAAAGCGATATTTCTGATGTCCAGGGCGGGACAACCCCTGAAGGCATCCATCTTGGCGCCATGGCCGGCACCGTGAACATGATCCAGGTCGGGTATACGGGGCTGGAGACCCGCGGGGACGTGCTCTGGCTCAACCCGTGCCTTCCCGACAATCTGGGCAGGCTCCAGATGCAGATCCACTATCGTGGACACAACCTGAGCATCGAGATCGTGCCCGGAAAAATGACGATCACGGCCTGCCGTGCCCGAAAAAAGTCAATTCAGATCGGCTACAAGGAGACGCTTCACGAACTCGACGAGGGGCAGTCGGTGGAGATCGCCCTGCAAAATACCATCAGCTAA